The genomic window TACTTTCAAGCTTGAAGTGCTGTTGGCTTTCATCAGGTTTTGATGGTATGCTATCGTTCTTTCACTAGTTGTAGGTTGTTGATTGtcctagtattttgtttttcaatctcataTGAGGACATGGAATTATGTTTTCAAGTTATgaccaattttttcttttacagcTTGATTCAACAGGCACAAAAATTCTTCACAGAGACAAATGACTCCAGTGATGCTAGAAATGTATGttaatcatgatttttaaagtttgctACTATATTTAACATCTTTACTAGTGCTGTGGTTCTCTGGAACTTGTAGTGGAGAAGTGAATATTTTCATTGTGGAACTCTTGGAAAAGAATTGATTAAATGTGGTGACCAACACAGAGACTGCTCAGAATGCCAGGGACTTCTTGTGCTATATCATTTCCTTTCTTGAATTGATCTAGTATTTAATTTTAGGAATCAGTGAGATCCAATTTGTTGCCAGATGGCAATGTATCTCAAGCGAGAACATAAGCTCTCCTTTTACTGAGTTCCCATAATAACCAGCTGAAGCTTCTTATATTTCATTCAAAGTTATGGTACTGATTATGCCATAATTTCCAAACGTTGGAATGCCTTGCCAATCTCTTGAAAGCAATGACGTTTTAAAGCACATCATGTTTGGATTGTTTTTAGGAAGCATCTGTGTTATGTTTGATTCATTTGTTTTGTCCAAAGTTTTTGCTCTAGGTGTGATTATAAATCTAGCTATTTTGAGGTCGCTTGGGATTTAAGTGTGAATAAAGCagttccttttgttttggcAGATGGGCTTTAGTTTTGCTGGAAAAGCTGTTTATTCTGCAGTCTGGATTGCTGCTGTGTCACTGTTCATGGAATTGCTAGGCTTCTCTACACAAAAGTGGCTAACAGCTGGAGGCCTTGGTACAGTGTTGCTCACCCTTGCTGGCCGAGAGGTAAATTATGGCTTACTAGTCATATCATTGTGACGACTTGCTGCAGTTTTAAAATCATTCATTGTGGTTTCTAATGTTGAACATACATCATGCTAAGCGGATCTTCATTTACCTGGTTGGTTCGTGCATTCAGATATTTACAAATTTCCTTTCAAGTGTAATGATCCATGCAACACGGCCATTTGTTTTGAATGAATGGATTCAGACAAAAATTGAAGGCTATGAAGTTTCTGGTACTGTTGAGGTTTGTCTTTTTTCCTTCCTCTCATTGTAAAACGAGAAACCAGCCAGAACATATCATGTATTCCCTTCTTCAGTTAGCTTCATATGAACTGAATAGGAATCAATAATCTGGTTCCTCTCTgtaaaagagaagaaatcaaATTATTGGCTCTTTAACCATTTATGGTTCTATATCTAGTTAATCTCTCATGTTGTTCCAGCATGTGGGCTGGTGGTCTCCAACAATTATAAGAGGTGATGATCGCGAAGCTGTTCACATTCCAAACCACAAGTTCAATGTGAGTGTTGTGAGAAATCTTAGCCAGAAGACTCATTGGCGCATCAAGACCCACTTTGCCATCAGTCACTTGGATGTCATTAAAATTAATGTGAGGAGAAAACTAGTTCACTTGCTTGTAAATAGTAGTTACCATCCAGTACTTTTTGTTGCTTCTTTCACCTGAAAGGAGGATACATGTTAGGCCCTGCATTTTCTAAATGCAGAATATTGTAGCTGATATGCGTAAAGTTTTGGCAAAAAATCCACAAATTGAGCAGCAAAGGTTGCACAGAAGAGTTTTCCTGGATAATATCAATCCAGAGAATCAGGCTCTTATGGTAAGGCTTTAATTGCCATTATACTTTTTTAGAATTGAGATTCTTGCACCTGCTTTTATGAAAGCCTTACAAGAAACGAGAACTCATTTCCTTGGCTCtctatttgattaatttttctttgctaGGGAAATTTCTCCATTTGTCATGTATATACAGTTTATAGTGTGTCAAGCTCATGAAGTGTGGTGACTTGAGTTTTTGGACTTTATCAGTTTGCATCAATCCTTTTGAAATGATGTGTCTACTGGTCATTAATGTCTAACAGTTGGTGAGTCATGTACACCATAagcatgagaaaaataaataaggctACAGTTTCCTAGATCACAATTATGAGTCAATTGAAATATacaatttttgttctttcaataAAGAAATCTTTAGATCTCTTACAtctagaatttgatttttctggATGCACACCATTGTAAGTTACATTTTTAAAGGCATCTGGTTCGCCATATCTTCCAGAAGTCTGACGTTTTCTTTTGGGTATCTCAACCGTGTGCACTTTGTTGAAtgtgttacttttttttacaacaaatacAATATTAGCTTTTCTTCCAcattataatgtttttctgtTGCAGATTTTGGTATCATGCTTTGTGAAAACCTCACATTTTGAAGAGTACTTATGCGTAAAGGTAAGACTAATTTTTGATAAATACTTAATGTGATTGATCAAAGGATATGATGACAGAAGATTTATTTCCGTtgctattgttaatatttacCCCGTTGTCTCTGAGTTGTCACTATTAGAGCCTTGCTTCTCTGTGATTGTATGTCTATTACCGAACGATAGATGACAAAAATTCGAAACAAACTCTCAGAATTTTACTGTTGCTCAGAAAGAAGCACACCAACAAGCTCATTGTTTGGAATGTTGAGAGAccataaatagtaaaataatggCAGAGCGACTCAATTCCTAGTAGCCATCAGTTATTGGCCATCTTCTTCTTGACGTAATAACATTTGCAACgacttagattattttattattttttatggatgaaTGATTAACCTCGTTGGATAGGGTGTTTAGACTGGTGATCTGCTCAATCTTAACACTTGAAGCAAAACTGACTTATTATTGTAAATGGATTGATACAGGAAGCAGTACTCTTGGATCTTCTTAGAGTAATTAGCCATCATCGTGCTCGGCTTGCCACACCCATTCGTACAGTACAGAAAATATACGGCGAGGCTGATTTGGAGAATGTGCCATTTTCCGACTCTATTTTCACACGTTCTGGAGCTACCGCTAGCCGTCCATTATTGTTAATTGAgcccttttataaaattaatggcGAAGATAAAGTTAAAGCTTCACATCGTCCACTTCAtgctaatgaggaaaaagatgCAAAGGTTGAAGCAGCTCTGGTATCTGAATTCAAAGCAGATACCAAGGCAGGATCAACGCCAATTGTTGACTCGAAAAGAGAGAAGGTGATCACAAAATCTACTTCCAACTCCAGCACAAATTCTAGAGTCTCAGCTGTCTTGGCATCCGATCCTCAACTTATCAGTTCAATGCCTGATAATTCAGTTCAAAACAATTCTGGAGCACAGCAGTCTAATGGAAGTATGGGAGATGGATGGAAGGAGACAATGGGGCAAAATTCTGAAGGCACAACCTCCAAGGGAGCAACACCTGAGAGGTCTTCAGTTGCTGCTGACCCAGAATCTGGAATTGAAAGAACTGAGAGTCCTGTCATTTCACAGGTCAAGCAAGATATTGAGAGATCTGTTGCATCACCATCAGTGACCAGGCCTTCTTTGGAGGAGAACCTTGTTCTCGGTGTTGCTCTGGAGGGCTCAAAACGAACTCTTCCAATTGAGGAAGAAATGGATCCATCTCCTTTCCCTATAGAATCGAAGGAATTGGCTGCCTGCCGAAATGGAGGAGCTCCTCCTGGCAAGGATAAAAAGGACAGCCAGGACAATTCCTAGCACCTCACAAAGTGAGTAGTACGATGATGATGATCAAATGCTAGGTGTGGAATGTGCCTCTTAACCATTAAATTTATGCAAGAACGCGGCAGCTGTGTTTTTAAAGCCTGGCGCCATGCAGTCAAGTGTACTAGCCTGTATgtgtaaataattaattatcaaattgaaACTTGCGGGCTAATCAGGAGATTCAGAGCAACCGCTGAAAaatggagaaagaaaaagggaataGGGTCTACGTGGAATCTGTTTACCATGGATTTTCGCTTGAtgttttagttaaattaaagaaCTTAAATTCaacttttctaaaatatcatcttcatttttcccttatcttttctAAAAATGGAgtcaacccagcacaaaaaaaaaaaaaaaaaacagatttgctttctttttcccttatcttttatttttcgcattttattttatttttgtcattctctaatatttctttttttttttatttcaacattgaggacaatgttgtgttttaagtgtgggggtattgggagaatgttggttttttaattttggttttttttgttatttttcaaaataaaaaaaaattatgtttgatcttttgaactcccattggtttttgagattatgagtattatgtatgagaattagttgagatagatgaagatataaatcgaatgaagaagtgtgcatgcaagttttaaggtttaattggtttagggattgactttgagaatatgcaatgttgactttatagtgttataccaatgcaagcttttgagccttcaacattatattctttgattgtgccttctttcaatgatatgtatctttagaacttgcttcatatcttgttgagattacattcatattacatatatacatgaagatgataaaggcattaggaattttaaccacttgagccaaaaagccaacctaaagcatattatccttaatgagccccttttgagcttgtttatcttttctttgctttatccatgtataagccttaactttttatatgttttccttttcccctggccaaggattagtagagcgtATACTTATGATaactcatggaattatggttggaaattatgtgaaaagaaagaagaagtgatgtttgatgaaaagatgggcaaagttgccaaaggtaaaaaaaaaaaggaaagaaaaaaaaaagaaaaaaaaaaagaaaaagaaaagaaaaagatgttcctttatgttcttaagattttatattgaaaaagcttgaaatcaaaagaagttaagcattggtgattaaagatggaaaatttatgtgctttgatgaaatatcttgtttgaaatatcatttttcagaatgctctactttttttggtttgaaccttttcttttactctcttttacctcacctttaccttagccccattacaaccagaaaataagaccttttgattcatgcattgtttataatatattattaatggaGATAAGAtggaagagcaagcttatggtagaacatattcattgattgaatttgagagatttaaacacataagccctaaacacgtgagtgttggagtgtatatcaatgagaggacctatcactttggcatgacatagatttcatttaaatctcgacgattaattgaattttgaagtttgcatgtaaataaattcatgaaaatttatactctttatccttcttaattgtgttcttgtttataatgcatatattcttggatattgatgggagattagaagattagtcatagtgatttcatttaatttaacttcaatttgattttacctatcctttctcgaggacgagcaagagctaagtgtgggggtatttgatgcaaccatattattcgatagtttcacccacatttaactagtgttttgcctatgttttatatataaaatgccttgatattctttgttttatgttttgaaggcacttttggatgaaagatgcaaaaaggagtaaattggagataattggcagatttaaccttcagtcgatgttttgtgcagagcgtgagctctagaggttgaaatgaagtgattccagtggcattaaaaagctaacatccatacctttctggacatctaaggcaagaaaataaaataaggaagagcatggaaatcgcagccttcaaagtcaaatctcgcaatctgccagtgttgaccttcagcCATTCCAACTtaaatatctggagctacagaagtccaattgatgcaaactcaattcttttggattcatgactcaaaggtctataaacgctcaacatttcagccaaaaccgatgtcatatgagggagatatgatttttcaaagatgacaactgaattctgccaacaaacaggtttcgtgaagaaacgagtccaaattacgttccgaagcatctaaaccgatatccaagtttttatttcagcaatttagctcctctaagtcaaagcttgaagatttcatgcaaggctatttctcattttttaggaaaatagttattgaagtacttaaatgtaaacagtctacttaatggaggactattttgtaaaatagagacctagggttttctaggatataaaaagaatgagagaagagaaggggggcagccagctaagaagagaaaaa from Populus trichocarpa isolate Nisqually-1 chromosome 5, P.trichocarpa_v4.1, whole genome shotgun sequence includes these protein-coding regions:
- the LOC18099724 gene encoding mechanosensitive ion channel protein 2, chloroplastic isoform X3, with the protein product MIRVSSIQFSHELRVHNSHGCSNQHNSAIRKSRVQLINVNLSSQFLRQDPWSLHLQNCINRSLSPVPSRCIVFLCRSVLTPGEGNGIPVLKSAAMALTSLIQQAQKFFTETNDSSDARNMGFSFAGKAVYSAVWIAAVSLFMELLGFSTQKWLTAGGLGTVLLTLAGREIFTNFLSSVMIHATRPFVLNEWIQTKIEGYEVSGTVEHVGWWSPTIIRGDDREAVHIPNHKFNVSVVRNLSQKTHWRIKTHFAISHLDVIKINNIVADMRKVLAKNPQIEQQRLHRRVFLDNINPENQALMILVSCFVKTSHFEEYLCVKEAVLLDLLRVISHHRARLATPIRTVQKIYGEADLENVPFSDSIFTRSGATASRPLLLIEPFYKINGEDKVKASHRPLHANEEKDAKVEAALVSEFKADTKAGSTPIVDSKREKVITKSTSNSSTNSRVSAVLASDPQLISSMPDNSVQNNSGAQQSNGSMGDGWKETMGQNSEGTTSKGATPERSSVAADPESGIERTESPVISQVKQDIERSVASPSVTRPSLEENLVLGVALEGSKRTLPIEEEMDPSPFPIESKELAACRNGGAPPGKDKKDSQDNS
- the LOC18099724 gene encoding mechanosensitive ion channel protein 3, chloroplastic isoform X1; translated protein: MIRVSSIQFSHELRVHNSHGCSNQHNSAIRKSRVQLINVNLSSQFLRQDPWSLHLQNCINRSLSPVPSRCIVFLCRSVLTPGEGNGIPVLKSAAMALTRSYDALCGTTLVLKLIPAVCIIAFAAWGLDPLMCLGRAVFLHTLLSGNFLQKSDSSWKKSRTYLVMTSYLQPLLLWTGAMLICRALDVVVLPSEASQAVKLRLLNFVRSLSTVMAFAYCLSSLIQQAQKFFTETNDSSDARNMGFSFAGKAVYSAVWIAAVSLFMELLGFSTQKWLTAGGLGTVLLTLAGREIFTNFLSSVMIHATRPFVLNEWIQTKIEGYEVSGTVEHVGWWSPTIIRGDDREAVHIPNHKFNVSVVRNLSQKTHWRIKTHFAISHLDVIKINNIVADMRKVLAKNPQIEQQRLHRRVFLDNINPENQALMILVSCFVKTSHFEEYLCVKEAVLLDLLRVISHHRARLATPIRTVQKIYGEADLENVPFSDSIFTRSGATASRPLLLIEPFYKINGEDKVKASHRPLHANEEKDAKVEAALVSEFKADTKAGSTPIVDSKREKVITKSTSNSSTNSRVSAVLASDPQLISSMPDNSVQNNSGAQQSNGSMGDGWKETMGQNSEGTTSKGATPERSSVAADPESGIERTESPVISQVKQDIERSVASPSVTRPSLEENLVLGVALEGSKRTLPIEEEMDPSPFPIESKELAACRNGGAPPGKDKKDSQDNS
- the LOC18099724 gene encoding mechanosensitive ion channel protein 3, chloroplastic isoform X2; its protein translation is MIRVSSIQFSHELRVHNSHGCSNQHNSAIRKSRVQLINVNLSSQFLRQDPWSLHLQNCINRSLSPVPSRCIVFLCRSVLTPGEGNGIPVLKSAAMALTRSYDALCGTTLVLKLIPAVCIIAFAAWGLDPLMCLGRAVFLHKSDSSWKKSRTYLVMTSYLQPLLLWTGAMLICRALDVVVLPSEASQAVKLRLLNFVRSLSTVMAFAYCLSSLIQQAQKFFTETNDSSDARNMGFSFAGKAVYSAVWIAAVSLFMELLGFSTQKWLTAGGLGTVLLTLAGREIFTNFLSSVMIHATRPFVLNEWIQTKIEGYEVSGTVEHVGWWSPTIIRGDDREAVHIPNHKFNVSVVRNLSQKTHWRIKTHFAISHLDVIKINNIVADMRKVLAKNPQIEQQRLHRRVFLDNINPENQALMILVSCFVKTSHFEEYLCVKEAVLLDLLRVISHHRARLATPIRTVQKIYGEADLENVPFSDSIFTRSGATASRPLLLIEPFYKINGEDKVKASHRPLHANEEKDAKVEAALVSEFKADTKAGSTPIVDSKREKVITKSTSNSSTNSRVSAVLASDPQLISSMPDNSVQNNSGAQQSNGSMGDGWKETMGQNSEGTTSKGATPERSSVAADPESGIERTESPVISQVKQDIERSVASPSVTRPSLEENLVLGVALEGSKRTLPIEEEMDPSPFPIESKELAACRNGGAPPGKDKKDSQDNS